A stretch of DNA from Brassica napus cultivar Da-Ae unplaced genomic scaffold, Da-Ae ScsIHWf_875;HRSCAF=1241, whole genome shotgun sequence:
GGAGTTATAGGGGTAAATGTTAGTAATGAtcctgttttaataatattgatagtATGCAATATCTTTTACACCAAGTTGTTGCTAATAATCGTATAAATAAACGTAATCATATATCGTATGTCTTATAGAAATCTTGGAATAGCTAgtgatatttgattttttcaatGAAGGAAAAAGTGATAATATTGGATATATAATAGTAggctatataatattataacaaataattttgtaCAATAAACATAGTATACCATGAATTTTAGATTTGGAGGTTTAAGACAAACATTTGTGGTTTAGGGATTGAAATTATCGTTACTATGTCGCTAATTACTAACGAACTAACGACGGAACACCATGAATAGTCGTTAACCGGATGCTAATTTGCGTCATATACATGTCGTTGGTAATTTACACAGGGTTATGCActtgtgttgtgtgtgttttgACTGGAATTAACGACGGATAGTTTACGACATTGTTTTGATGTCGTTAATATGTCGTTAAATAACAACAATGTAATGACGTATACTGTAGCCATGCTTTAGTGATGGTTTAGCGACATAAGTTTCTTTGCTGACATTATAGTGTAGTTAAAATGTCATTAAAAACCGACGTTTGTGTGTGTCGTTAATTACCGACGTTTAACGACGTATGTATATCTTTGTCGTCCGTGTGTCATTAAGATGTCACTAATTTACGACTTACGTTGATGTCGTTAATTTTCGTCCTTAATAgactgttttcttgtagtgttattaCTAGACTACATATAATTGCAAATGATAAGAAAATATGAAGCAGTTTATTACTAGAATACATATAGCTAGAAATGATAAAGCAAATATGAAGAAGTGTATTACTAGATTACATACAATTACAATGATAAAGCAAATATGAAGGGGTTTATTTATACTAGATTACATATAATTACAAATGATAAAGCAAATATGAAGAAGTTAGTACGGTCAAACAAATGCGtatcaatttatatatatgtttgatttacGATCGtattcttttgagtttttttttttttttaaaatattgagaCGAGATTATTATTATAACGTGCATTTTTACTAAATGCCATTTTTCAATGGATGATCACTGATAGATAGAGTTGTAGTCAAAGGTAAACGATCGAGTCGTCCTAGCAACCATTCAGCATTATGAAACACTTGTTTATATGGATAGATATAGAACAATATTTGGTTCAAATGTTTTCAAGAACCGTAATAAGctttaaatcaaaactaaatgtTATGTCACTGAGTAAAGAGGCATATATCATTCATATTCTAATGTTGGTTTCTTCACAATTTCGATGCGGATCACTAACACATatcattaaaaatgattatatgaCTTGATggcataattttatatttctataagtACATTTGTTTTGAGCTTATAGAGTTTGATATAGTATGATGATTTGTATGTTATATCTGCCTTCTGTACGTAGTCAAGCGGTAGACAGGACTTGAAAATGTGATACAATATTTTCTTAGAGGTTTGGACTTTCATTAAACAAAATTACAATTATGTGAAAAGTTTAGATTTGAGTTTCAGCCTAAACAATTAGATAATGTTATGATAGATGATCTGGTTACCTATTGATATTAGTCAAAAAATATTCCAAATTTAGATTATGTAATCTACtgattttttgagaaaaaaaattacactaGAACACTACAGTCACTACTAAATTTATTGTCATTTGGCTGATCAATCGACGGAATAtatcaaacaaaaaacacaTGTTTATCCGTGTTAGTGCACAAGTCCGacaatatatatcaatatgCGAATCAAACAAGTAGTTTTTTAGGGCATCTCTAACAATGACACCAAAGTTGGTCTAGAAACTACATTAAATTTAGTGTTTTGGTGTCACGATCTTTTTGTCATTTCCTACAAAGACACCAAATTTTACACCaaatgtaatattatatattatttgatgttttcagtttttaaagttctatattttttttatttgtaatggataaataatttttttttcacaattaGATTATTATTTACATTTCATTATTTCTAagtgataaataataataataatcatttagtgatttattttgaaaaaaaaatttaatcatgtgaaaatcaattaaaaatacaaatcacataatatatttatgtttaatgaaaaatttgaTAGCAATGgaactatattattaaataaaatatatattttaaatatttggtgTGATAAATAGTATTACACTAAATTTGGTGTAATAGTATTTACATTTCACCAAATTTAGTGAGATAATGTcaaatttagtgttttgttCGAGATGAAATTACACCAAATTTAGTGTTTTGGTGTCTTGATTGAAGATGGCttaagcaaaagaaaaagaaaaacaagatacGCCATTCTTGACAATGGTACATGCATGAACGTATGTTAATCTGGTGATGGAATCTATCAAATAGTTCAAGGGAATGTGCACATTTTATTCATGAATCTTTCACTGCAAGCGTGGCAACATCAAACATGTAATCATTAATCAATCAAATCATATTCACATGACAAGTGATGATTCAATGAATAACAAAGAATACTACTATTTTGAGACCTTTgcgaagaagaaacaaaaaaaaacagtgattTAGAGCTGCCACTGTATGATCCACTAAGATTAGAAGGGATGATTAGTAAAGCATGAACAAAACGTCAATTATAAAACAACGTACGCCTTTAACGTATACGTTATTTGTCACAATTTCATTGCTTCATGTGTGTTTCCATATATACATTATCACCATTTGAAATGTTGTATCTGTACAACCTTATTTGCCTTATTTTCAACATGCCAACCTGTTGAGTTCTAATTCGGCGATGGATGCAAATGCACGTCATCTATATTGTCTCGTAAAATCATCGCATGTTTTATTGAACATCAACATCAATTATGATGAAATCTCATAGTTGATTGGATACGGAAACCAAATGTTTGTGGTAATCAATCATGCCACAAAATCAATGCATTCTCACAGGCCCGGCCCAGCCAATTCTAAATTTAGTGCCTGGTTGATTATCTTTAAGAGTATGCAATTTGGACTTTTCCCAAGTTTCCTTGTGTTTTCGCTAGACTAGACATTTTATCGAGACCCGAAAATCTGAATTTGAATCGACTAAAAAACAGGTCTGGATTCAGTCCGgatacatatatttatcaaCGCGGCGATGGACATAACATATAAACTGTTATTGTCGTTTTTGAGTGAAACAGTGACATATTCGTTAGTTCGTTACATTGCTAGATCAATACTGATAAGTGATAACATAGATTTCTTCTAATATATCAAGATAGTTGACAGATTGTGGCTATTCCATCACAATAAACTTCTACCGACTAAACGTCTAGCTGGCTAAGGCGTCAACTGTCAACAAGTTTGACAAaatgtttagcaaaaaaaaaagaaaaagaaaagagaataaGTGCGACTATGAATTATAATAGCCTATGTTACGTTAAGTTATTGCATGGGGTAGAGATACAAAAGAACGTTGATAATAATAGATCACTGTCCATATATATTCTCTCTTCTATTAACTCGTATACTTTCTGGGGTTATTAATTAACAAGAATAATATAGACGCTTCAAAACGCTAATGGTTAGATAGTTATCCATTTGATGTCTAGTTTTCTTGAAGTAAACTTAATACGAAAAAACGCAGACAATTGATTGAGATCGTATTCGGATATATGTtgcaaattaactaatatcttTAAGGGGGGACCGAAAATTAAATAGTCAAATATGTCATTCGTGAGGTGAGGTGACGAAAACAAAAGGCAATAACTAGTTTAGCTTCTAGAGTTGTGGAGTGTGCAGAGCTCTACCTTGCCTAAAATTACGATTTTACTAGAAAATTCGAaatgttcttctttttctcatttCTGAGTTTCTAGAACATATTACATTTTAATCCTATGAGAGATACCCGAGTCGCGAGTtgaaatgaacatatttttagGATctgtaatataattttataactttaaaattgtTAATCTAATATAAAACTGAATGCCTAACCGATGACATCTAGCTTAACAATCTTGTAACTAGCAATTAACCGAGCATACATGCTACAGCTGATTGAAGTGGATATATGAAGCTCAGAAGCTGTCATCTTTGCCAGATCTTCTGATTAATTCAATCGACAGAAAATTGAAGAACAAAGAAATTACTACTCACCAAGTCTGAATTTTCTTGTTCGTAGTTATTAAGGACAAAGAGAGATTCTAGAAACCGTTGTGGAAAAACATTATAGTAGAAAGGAGCATATactcgtttattattttattattatttgttgatGTGTTTTAATTAGTCTATGGGCTGGACATTTGAccgaaaaaaaagtttcaaagcCCTTGACGCTTACCTTACATTCTCATCACAGATTACGTGAGATTAGTCAATGACTGATCAATGGGATCACCCCTTAGCCGTCTATAGCCAGCCCTCTAAAGTATTTCTTAACCTAATTTCCAAGATTAAGCAATGTCCCTTTTTCATATGACAAGAAAACGGCAAAATATTgacaagaaattaaaatattttattttgaaaattcacCTTTATTGTTTATGGAGCACTGAATATTAATCTGTAGACAGATAAAAGAATGTTAAACTAGAtgggcttccaacctaaaaccaattggtgataagtggagtgactcatctatatcttatatattgattaggatcccttccaatatccgatgtgggaTATTTATCCCTAATAcgcccctcgagatgatggctctttgagCGTCAATTTCGGAATGTTCGGGCAAGGATCGATGGACCGACTTTGGGCTGAATCGATAATGGATCGGATTGGACTGCATGgatcgggctctgataccatgttaaactagatgggcttccaacctaaaaccaattggtgataagtggagtgactcatctatatcttatatattgattatgatcccttccaatatccgatgtgggaTATTTATCCCTTCACACACAATCACCGCTTCTCGGTTGAGTAACTTCTCTGTGAGTTCAGAGAATGAGATCAGGCTATCTCTGCCATTGACAGCATCGATCTCTGATTTGTACTCTTCTGGAAGTCCAGCTAGGATTTGTTCGATCAGATCTTCAGCATCAAGAGGTTTGCCAAGAAGCGCAAGTTCATCAGATTTGGTTTTGATGGTGCGCATATATTCACTGATCGTTTTGGTTCCTTTGGTACAACTCTTGATTTGATACTTGAGTTGTTTGATGTGTCCGCGAGTTGGTGTTCCAAAGATTAGGTTGAGTGTGCTCCAAACCTCATGAGTTGTGGTAGCACTCGCGACCAAGGGTTGGACTGGAAGAGATATGGCTCCAATAATGGCACTGTACAAGAGTCTGTCTTGACGACGCCATGGTGCGTAGGCCGGGTTTGGTTCCACAAgcccattgttgttgatgacaGCCTCTGGTGTTGAGTTTGTTTTCTCAAGGAAGCTGTGTAGTTCATGTCCTTCAAGTAGAGCTTGAATTTGTCTGCTCCACATGAGGTAATTGACATTGGTCAAACGTGTGATGTTTGACATGTTGACGGCAAGTAGGTTGGTTGCCGGGTTGGCTGGATCATAGACTGCCGTGCGTGTTGCTGTTGAGGGCATAAAGCCTGAGTTTGACGATTCTGAAGACATCTgttgatgtaaaaaaaattaatggatcGAAaggtgctctgataccatataagatgTATTGCAATTGCTTAAGTATTATTGATCACAATACgtactctatatatagagtttaCAAGGAGAGATTATAGGAGATGATATACATTGGTCATCCTTATCTCGTATAGGACTTATCTCTAATACAAGAGTTATCCTTATCATAATAACATAGTTATCCTAATAAAGAACATTAAATATTCTATCTAACTAATTCTGTTCATACGAAAGGAACACTAATTAATTCTTAAACTTTGACTAGTACTTcggataaaatggaaagaaaagttaattaaaaGCTAACACAAGAGTTGAAAACTAGAAAACAATAAGAATAGTTAGCGTATTGATTCTTATGCTTTATGTAAAGTTCCACAAAGCCAATTACATTAGTCTATATTTTATCAAATGATGCGATATAAAAAATAATCGTCAACAAGTTACTTCATTGGTGGGTGGATATTTCATTTTCCAAATGCGATGCCGAAGATGGTAAAGCTAAGAGAGAAATTTATCTTCTAGAAACCTATCGcactaaactatatatttattttcatgctacaaagtattattttttcttaggcTAGATATCAATGAAAAGGATGAAATGTCAAAATAAGTCGACGTGTATACAATGGGACGTGATATGTCGGAATGCACAGAATAAGTTAAAATGTTCGATTGGATCAACTCAGTTTTATGTATAACAAATACAATATTATTGAAGGTTGTCTTGTCTGCATTTCATGGAAAAAAAGACATGATTCTAATAGACACATGAAGACATACGTTGTATCTAGAAGAGATACCAATGCGGAGATCTTTGGTTGGTCTACTGATTTTAGCTACTTATCTTATAAATATCTCTGTCTAGTAAACagaaaaaaacacatatatCTACGAAAATGTTTATTTACAGTAAAATGATTTCCTAATATGGATAGGTTTCTGCTTCTTATTGAcactattttaaaaagtttttttttaagtttatacacTTAAAACTTTGATACTGATATTacatatgaaaataattaagGAATTGGTATAGAAGCTTCCAAATGATTTGATGCCACTTCAATTCACTAAAAGAAGGAGATATGGGGCATCATAGGAGTCGTCAGCTATCTGGATCCAACCCCTTCAAAAGTACGAACATTCATCATGCTAGACTATGCATGTATACACACTTCTTTTAAGACAACCAATGATCATcgcaccaaaaaaaaacaaatctcctTGGCCTAGTGATAAAGACGCTCTAACGGGAGTTTTTGCCCTGGATTAGAATAGCATTGACCACTCGTAGATGTtttaagtgacaaaaaaaattcaattttttataggTTTCGTAGTAGTATTGACCACTCGTAGATGATTTAAgtgacaaaaaaatctaaatttttatagatTTCGTGAGATTAGTTTTTAGACTTAAAAAGCTTATgggaccaaaaaaaaactaatgataaCTTTATCGTGAtctatacatataaaaagcaagaaaatatataataaaaaccgtgagcatttaaaaaaaatattaagctggtttcttttacatttttaactTGAATTggttagatttatttttttgttgacaaaGAACATGGATCAATTATAAGTACATTTAGATACAAGATGCATtatttgtaaaaagaaaatttggttgaataaatttaacatttatttttaaaaaatatgtatcaGTTATATTAACAGCATAAATAATATTtcgataaaagaaaaaagattaacACTGTCACTGATTTGACATGGATGTTTAATTATAAACATGGATTACTGAAAGAATTATAGTGATATTTAgaagtattttaaatattcttttcttacaattattttatatctagtCATGTATAAACACTTGGAGGATTTAAATACGTTTGAATTGACCTATCAAATAACAATTCCAATATATCGAAAATTTACAATTAATTATCTTTACTCAATTCTATCATTGATTATTGTATTTTTCCGTCGACATTTCAGGCCCCAGGTttctcaaagaaaaagaacaatcATTTTAAtaagaatacaaaaaaaaatatgaagtaGAGCCTATCGTGTCTTGTTCGTAAATATAAAAGGCCCCCATACTCATCTATTGTCTCTTCACctctttttaaaaatcaatatatctctctctagtctctacaAGCTCAATGCCCCAAGTCGATCTCGAAGCTTTTGTTTCTTCAGTATGCGCCGGTGGTTCCGACCGGAAGATCGCATGCGAGTCCACCTACGTCGATGACCCGGACACTCAACCTTACTACAACAAAAACTCCACCGCGAGTCCGGCTGATTTTCCACCGGAATCTTATTACATAACCAAAGATGCTCAGCTCGAGTGGCTCACCGACAACGCCTTCTTCGACCGCAAAGAATCACAGAGAGGAAGCTCAGCACACATCAGTTCCAACCCCAACTCGAACCCGAGCTCTCAGCGGTTTCTACTCAGCTCCAAAGCGTCCATCATCGGTTTGCCGAAGCCGCAGAACACTTGTTTAAAGGAGGCGAAGCAGCGGAGAAACGGCGGCAAAAAGGAAAAGAACAACATAGTCTTCTTGAAACGGGTCGGGTCGAGAATGAAGTCGGATCCTTCGCAGCTCGAACCGTCTTCTCCTAAAGTCTCTTGCACCGGTAGGGTGAGGTCCAGACGAGAAAGAAGCCGACGTATGCGCCGTCAGAAATCGGTTCGACCGGAGAAGGCGAACCGGGTCAAGAAACCCGGTTTATTAGCGAGTTTCAGAGCCATCTTCAGGAGCAGAGGTGGCTGCAAAGACGGGGCCCACGCGGCGCCAATTATGGCACGCGACGACATCAGGAGCCGGCTTCCGGTGGAAGAGGTTGAACCGGTTGTGGTGCCCGGTTTGGGTGGGATGAACCGGTTTGCTTCTGGAAGGAGAGGGGATTTGTTGGGTGGATGTTGA
This window harbors:
- the LOC106451130 gene encoding uncharacterized protein LOC106451130, whose product is MPQVDLEAFVSSVCAGGSDRKIACESTYVDDPDTQPYYNKNSTASPADFPPESYYITKDAQLEWLTDNAFFDRKESQRGSSAHISSNPNSNPSSQRFLLSSKASIIGLPKPQNTCLKEAKQRRNGGKKEKNNIVFLKRVGSRMKSDPSQLEPSSPKVSCTGRVRSRRERSRRMRRQKSVRPEKANRVKKPGLLASFRAIFRSRGGCKDGAHAAPIMARDDIRSRLPVEEVEPVVVPGLGGMNRFASGRRGDLLGGC